From the Daucus carota subsp. sativus chromosome 8, DH1 v3.0, whole genome shotgun sequence genome, one window contains:
- the LOC108199635 gene encoding uncharacterized protein LOC108199635 isoform X2 gives MADLGGEVSYHNFHPQSKYFHPLHFFSSPDPEMVRANYSCSSYGVNIVGIARAPRSDGKEAIVLVTPYNSTNISLGEAMSLGIAYSAFSLFTQVSWLAKDIIWVAADSRHGEYDSIVSWLRDYHSPSFGGLEKLNAKVCRESLVTGSEVSDSFLRGGTMAAALVIKVADESELFDKDALSIYAEASNGQMPNLDLINVVNYLAVHGQSFYVKVDKLPSLLRSKWLKVLGKVIESLGKIARNLNPQWKFGIPVSEYVEGTATLASSLYNQALGVPTGLHGAFRDYQVDAVTLDILPKRSSYHKARRSEFLLHGARLVEGITRSVNNLLEKFHQSFFLYLLTSPSKFVSVGVYMIAFLLLIAPLPVVAASLYSDAHKCCPELKNKEVTSMDFVVERTLNSKSWRWLYAAKTVFVIHLWGFVVTVLPFFMSQIPGCSSTTSLLIWIASSGFSLILMHVLLGSPFLTNSVPQSEGKEWLLLKSVTITAAFIGLCLMSVINFATAEIGALLTVPICLMARPLKRDLKVRSTKAFARAALNLFLLHIGFPVAAYFLVKGAFEGFDNISIGDFWYWVESLWVWNSATYIYICMAYTPCWVLCIHILLHPC, from the exons ATGGCAGATTTGGGTGGTGAAGTTAGTTATCACAACTTCCATCCTCAATCCAAATATTTTCATCCCCTCCATTTCTTTTCCAGCCCTGATCCTGAAATGGTTAGAGCAAACTATAGTTGTTCATCATATGGTGTTAATATTGTTGGCATTGCCAGAGCTCCACGCAGCGATGGAAAGGAAGCTATTGTCTTGGTAACACCTTacaattctacaaatattagttTGGGCGAGGCTATGTCACTGGGCATTGCATATTCAGctttttcattatttactcaAGTAAGTTGGCTAGCTAAGGATATTATATGGGTTGCTGCTGATTCAAGGCATGGTGAATATGATTCAATTGTTTCTTGGCTAAGAGACTATCACTCTCCTTCATTCGGTGGTTTGGAGAAGCTAAATGCCAAGGTGTGTCGTGAGAGTCTCGTCACCGGAAGTGAAGTGTCTGACAGTTTCCTGCGGGGTGGGACAATGGCAGCCGCCCTAGTCATCAAGGTTGCAGACGAAAGTGAATTGTTTGACAAGGATGCACTGAGCATCTATGCTGAGGCCTCCAATGGGCAAATGCCGAACCTAGACCTTATTAATGTTGTGAATTATTTGGCAGTACATGGGCAAAGTTTTTATGTGAAGGTGGATAAATTGCCATCTTTGCTGAGATCCAAGTGGTTGAAGGTTCTTGGTAAAGTAATTGAATCGCTAGGAAAAATTGCCAGAAATTTGAATCCTCAATGGAAATTTGGTATCCCTGTTTCAGAATATGTTGAAGGCACTGCCACACTTGCTAGTTCACTGTATAATCAG GCTTTAGGTGTTCCAACCGGTCTTCACGGTGCTTTTCGCGATTACCAAGTTGATGCAGTGACTTTGGATATTCTGCCTAAGAGGAGTTCTTACCATAAAGCCAGGCGCAGTGAGTTTCTTTTGCATGGTGCCAG GTTAGTTGAAGGAATCACACGGTCTGTAAATAACCTCCTGGAGAAGTTTCATCAGTCCTTCTTTTTGTACCTTTTGACATCTCCTAGTAAATTTGTGTCAGTTGGCGTCTACATGATTGCTTTTCTGCTGCTAATTGCACCCCTTCCTGTAGTTGCTGCTTCTCTCTATTCTGATGCGCACAAATGTTGTCCTGAATTAAAGAACAAAGAAGTAACTTCTATGGACTTTGTTGTTGAGCGTACCTTAAATTCTAAATCATGGAGATGGCTTTATGCAGCAAAAACAGTATTCGTCATCCACTTGTGGGGTTTTGTTGTTACAGTGCTTCCCTTCTTTATGTCTCAGATCCCTGGTTGTTCATCAACAACCAGCTTGCTAATCTGGATTGCATCTTCTGGTTTCAGTCTTATTCTCATGCATGTACTTCTTGGCTCGCCTTTTCTAACAAATAGCGTACCTCAGTCTGAGGGAAAAGAATGGCTTCTTCTGAAGTCGGTAACCATTACAGCTGCATTTATAGGATTATGCTTAATGTCTGTCATTAACTTTGCAACGGCAGAAATCGGAGCTCTTCTGACAGTCCCCATCTGTTTGATGGCTAGACCACTAAAGCGAGATCTTAAGGTTCGCTCAACAAAAGCATTTGCCCGGGCTGCTTTAAATTTGTTTCTGCTACATATTGGATTTCCAGTGGCTGCATATTTTCTAGTGAAAGGTGCATTTGAAGGTTTTGACAACATTAGTATAGGTGATTTCTGGTACTGGGTGGAGTCTCTGTGGGTATGGAACAGTgccacatacatatacatatgtatggCATATACTCCTTGCTGGGTTTTATGTATTCACATTTTACTACATCCTTGTTAA
- the LOC108199635 gene encoding uncharacterized protein LOC108199635 isoform X1 encodes MSGTGEKGSATTKTPADFLKSIRGRPVVVKLNSGVDYRGRVKPRPIIRIGLFIISHSTLVSIVCCVTGVLALLLLPVLAKSTYFSENALMPGSAKSMLSGKNVVEANRFVKELSSLGLKPPSTGIEIPKLIARRMADLGGEVSYHNFHPQSKYFHPLHFFSSPDPEMVRANYSCSSYGVNIVGIARAPRSDGKEAIVLVTPYNSTNISLGEAMSLGIAYSAFSLFTQVSWLAKDIIWVAADSRHGEYDSIVSWLRDYHSPSFGGLEKLNAKVCRESLVTGSEVSDSFLRGGTMAAALVIKVADESELFDKDALSIYAEASNGQMPNLDLINVVNYLAVHGQSFYVKVDKLPSLLRSKWLKVLGKVIESLGKIARNLNPQWKFGIPVSEYVEGTATLASSLYNQALGVPTGLHGAFRDYQVDAVTLDILPKRSSYHKARRSEFLLHGARLVEGITRSVNNLLEKFHQSFFLYLLTSPSKFVSVGVYMIAFLLLIAPLPVVAASLYSDAHKCCPELKNKEVTSMDFVVERTLNSKSWRWLYAAKTVFVIHLWGFVVTVLPFFMSQIPGCSSTTSLLIWIASSGFSLILMHVLLGSPFLTNSVPQSEGKEWLLLKSVTITAAFIGLCLMSVINFATAEIGALLTVPICLMARPLKRDLKVRSTKAFARAALNLFLLHIGFPVAAYFLVKGAFEGFDNISIGDFWYWVESLWVWNSATYIYICMAYTPCWVLCIHILLHPC; translated from the exons ATGAGTGGAACTGGAGAGAAAGGATCAGCGACCACCAAAACTCCAGCTGACTTCCTTAAATCGATCCGGGGAAGACCAGTTGTGGTCAAATTGAATTCTGGAGTTGATTATCGAG GCAGAGTGAAACCACGCCCAATTATCCGTATTGGATTGTTCATCATCTCTCACAGCACCCTTGTCAG TATTGTGTGCTGTGTAACAGGGGTTTTGGCCCTCTTGTTGTTGCCTGTTCTCGCCAAGTCTACTTACTTTTCTGAGAATGCCCTTATGCCAG GTTCTGCAAAGTCCATGCTATCTGGGAAGAATGTTGTAGAAGCTAATAGATTTGTCAAAGAACTAAGTAGCCTGGGTTTGAAACCTCCAAGCACAGGCAT AGAAATTCCAAAATTGATAGCAAGGCGTATGGCAGATTTGGGTGGTGAAGTTAGTTATCACAACTTCCATCCTCAATCCAAATATTTTCATCCCCTCCATTTCTTTTCCAGCCCTGATCCTGAAATGGTTAGAGCAAACTATAGTTGTTCATCATATGGTGTTAATATTGTTGGCATTGCCAGAGCTCCACGCAGCGATGGAAAGGAAGCTATTGTCTTGGTAACACCTTacaattctacaaatattagttTGGGCGAGGCTATGTCACTGGGCATTGCATATTCAGctttttcattatttactcaAGTAAGTTGGCTAGCTAAGGATATTATATGGGTTGCTGCTGATTCAAGGCATGGTGAATATGATTCAATTGTTTCTTGGCTAAGAGACTATCACTCTCCTTCATTCGGTGGTTTGGAGAAGCTAAATGCCAAGGTGTGTCGTGAGAGTCTCGTCACCGGAAGTGAAGTGTCTGACAGTTTCCTGCGGGGTGGGACAATGGCAGCCGCCCTAGTCATCAAGGTTGCAGACGAAAGTGAATTGTTTGACAAGGATGCACTGAGCATCTATGCTGAGGCCTCCAATGGGCAAATGCCGAACCTAGACCTTATTAATGTTGTGAATTATTTGGCAGTACATGGGCAAAGTTTTTATGTGAAGGTGGATAAATTGCCATCTTTGCTGAGATCCAAGTGGTTGAAGGTTCTTGGTAAAGTAATTGAATCGCTAGGAAAAATTGCCAGAAATTTGAATCCTCAATGGAAATTTGGTATCCCTGTTTCAGAATATGTTGAAGGCACTGCCACACTTGCTAGTTCACTGTATAATCAG GCTTTAGGTGTTCCAACCGGTCTTCACGGTGCTTTTCGCGATTACCAAGTTGATGCAGTGACTTTGGATATTCTGCCTAAGAGGAGTTCTTACCATAAAGCCAGGCGCAGTGAGTTTCTTTTGCATGGTGCCAG GTTAGTTGAAGGAATCACACGGTCTGTAAATAACCTCCTGGAGAAGTTTCATCAGTCCTTCTTTTTGTACCTTTTGACATCTCCTAGTAAATTTGTGTCAGTTGGCGTCTACATGATTGCTTTTCTGCTGCTAATTGCACCCCTTCCTGTAGTTGCTGCTTCTCTCTATTCTGATGCGCACAAATGTTGTCCTGAATTAAAGAACAAAGAAGTAACTTCTATGGACTTTGTTGTTGAGCGTACCTTAAATTCTAAATCATGGAGATGGCTTTATGCAGCAAAAACAGTATTCGTCATCCACTTGTGGGGTTTTGTTGTTACAGTGCTTCCCTTCTTTATGTCTCAGATCCCTGGTTGTTCATCAACAACCAGCTTGCTAATCTGGATTGCATCTTCTGGTTTCAGTCTTATTCTCATGCATGTACTTCTTGGCTCGCCTTTTCTAACAAATAGCGTACCTCAGTCTGAGGGAAAAGAATGGCTTCTTCTGAAGTCGGTAACCATTACAGCTGCATTTATAGGATTATGCTTAATGTCTGTCATTAACTTTGCAACGGCAGAAATCGGAGCTCTTCTGACAGTCCCCATCTGTTTGATGGCTAGACCACTAAAGCGAGATCTTAAGGTTCGCTCAACAAAAGCATTTGCCCGGGCTGCTTTAAATTTGTTTCTGCTACATATTGGATTTCCAGTGGCTGCATATTTTCTAGTGAAAGGTGCATTTGAAGGTTTTGACAACATTAGTATAGGTGATTTCTGGTACTGGGTGGAGTCTCTGTGGGTATGGAACAGTgccacatacatatacatatgtatggCATATACTCCTTGCTGGGTTTTATGTATTCACATTTTACTACATCCTTGTTAA
- the LOC108197430 gene encoding type I inositol polyphosphate 5-phosphatase 13: protein MGEQSRDDDDNAPPPRDKKVESSGDNDNNLRQSANVDGPVCPLQNNAPPPNVATKDESMDQHNKPMASSENDTARQQSVNEGKTSRPSSPKRSPLACNRTNEDDKASITLDNAPLPQNNIPGQKETKNQASISPQKNTIQSASPPHRNAIQDDNKPRASSASQNENETADNDYPACVLDNATKDKDSSENKNERLGDDDPPMCVLDNAPPTGHTQTMPDQTNSIAQHNAPPDQTNVTALNAQQLNKTCTQQIVINGTDPKATKHNNLHTPQLRTNTGTNIRHRPQLQNKYSLDERGGGANYDNDENYDSSDGAGAPVICSNTGYEYSTPADGQSLPEFVGNDANAAEIFKAPRRAAVHPNRPPFLELRPHPLRETQVGKFLRTIASTDTQLWAGEECGVRVWRLSDAYKPGIGIGGRARRGDEDAAPFYESVKTSPTMCLIIDCGSNLVWSGHKDGKIRSWNMDEDLNDNPFPEAFSWQAHRGPVLSMVISSYGDLWSGSEGGCIHVWPWEAIAKSLSLKLEERHMASLLVEKSSVNLRSQVTMNGVCNISSQDVKVLLCDKVVAKVWAFGSSSISLWDARTRELLKVYNVDGHIENRADMPSVQDQGVEDEMSQKVVLKPKKEKPQKEKTQKEQKEKPQKEKPQKDQKEKPQKDQKEKPQKEKTQGFLKRSRHAIMGAAGAVRRAASKSGNEESKLKTEAVVIASNGMIYSGCTNGLIVQWDANGNRIQEFNHHPCAVLCFCTYGSRIWVGYVSGIVQVLDVDGVLVAGWVAHNGPVIKMVVGNGHVYSLATHGGIRGWSITSPGPLDQIIRPELSKREQIYKRRENIKILVGTWNVGQGKPSHDALMTWLGSAVSDASILVVGLQEVEMGAGFLAMSAAKETVGLEGSAIGNLWQEAIGKAVDEGSTFERVGSRQLAGLLIAIWVRTTVRTYVGDLDAGAVACGLGRTFGNKGGVGLRLRVYDRIMCFVNCHFAAHLEAVNRRNADFSHIYRTMAFSRSSHLLNNASAGVSSAAQGPRGTNAVESNPGKGKPDLAEADLVIFCGDFNYRLFGISYDDARDLVSQRSFDWLRERDQLRAEMKAGKVFQGMREAIVTFTPTYKFDRGKPGLGGYDSGEKKRIPAWCDRILYRDNRSSPAHECNLECPVVGSILQYDSCMEVLESDHKPVRCKLNVEIANVDRSVRREELGKILKSNKVKNCVHNELHFVPKTDVNTNRVVLQNQETRSFKIINKSAIDIAIFQIICEGQAIIEDNNQDLVFSPRSDFGFPRWLEVIPASGVIGADQVADVLVRHEEFHTTEQLLDTVPQTWWTEDTHDKEVILKVVLRGNWSSDTRSHIVHVRHCYSAKSTQTDPSKGGGSGKRSDDSSSRKHSEGSSSRKHSERKHSEGSGSRKHRGNRRGGKHGNKHSDSDDSRSSKHGNKHSDNEDSRSSPGSERDSKS, encoded by the exons ATGGGAGAGCAATCTCGGGATGACGATGACAATGCCCCTCCACCCCGCGACAAAAAAGTAGAGTCATCCGGGGACAATGACAATAATTTACGTCAATCTGCTAATGTTGATGGTCCCGTGTGTCCGCTTCAGAATAATGCGCCTCCACCAAATGTAGCGACTAAAGATGAATCCATGGACCAGCACAACAAGCCAATGGCCTCGTCTGAAAATGATACAGCGAGACAACAATCTGTAAATGAAGGAAAAACCAGTAGGCCTTCATCCCCCAAAAGATCACCACTAGCTTGCAACAGAACAAACGAGGATGATAAAGCATCAATTACATTAGACAATGCACCATTGCCCCAAAATAATATACCAGGGCAAAAGGAAACCAAAAACCAGGCTAGTATTTCGCCTCAAAAGAACACAATACAATCTGCTTCTCCGCCTCACAGGAATGCAATCCAGGATGACAATAAACCTCGGGCTTCCAGTGCTTCACAAAATGAAAACGAAACAGCAGATAATGATTATCCAGCGTGTGTGCTGGACAATGCTACCAAGGACAAGGATTCGAGTGAGAACAAAAACGAAAGATTAGGCGACGATGATCCTCCAATGTGCGTGTTAGACAACGCGCCACCAACAGGCCACACGCAAACCATGCCTGATCAAACTAACTCCATTGCACAACACAATGCACCACCTGATCAAACTAATGTGACTGCATTAAACGCACAACAGCTGAACAAAACATGTACACAACAAATCGTTATCAACGGAACAGATCCAAAGGCAACAAAGCATAACAATTTACACACACCTCAGCTCCGTACAAATACTGGCACAAATATAAGACACCGTCCGCAATTACAAAACAAATACAGCCTGGATGAGCGCGGCGGTGGCGCTAATTACGACAACGATGAGAACTATGACTCATCCGATGGCGCCGGAGCTCCGGTTATCTGCAGCAACACCGGTTATGAGTATTCCACGCCGGCGGACGGCCAATCGCTTCCCGAATTTGTCGGAAATGATGCGAATGCGGCGGAGATATTCAAGGCGCCGCGCCGAGCCGCTGTGCATCCGAACCGGCCGCCGTTCCTGGAGCTCCGGCCGCATCCGCTTCGCGAAACTCAGGTCGGTAAGTTTTTGAGAACGATTGCGAGTACGGACACGCAGCTATGGGCGGGAGAGGAGTGTGGAGTTAGGGTTTGGAGATTATCGGATGCCTATAAGCCTGGGATAGGGATTGGAGGTAGAGCTAGACGCGGCGATGAAGATGCAGCGCCTTTTTATGAGTCGGTGAAAACTTCGCCTACAATGTGTCTGATAATTGATTGCGGAAGTAATTTGGTTTGGAGTGGACATAAGGATGGGAAGATTAGGTCATGGAATATGGATGAGGATTTAAATGACAATCCGTTTCCTGAAGCTTTTTCGTGGCAGGCTCATCGCGGTCCTGTTCTTAGCATGGTAATATCATCGTATG GCGACTTATGGTCAGGTTCTGAAGGTGGTTGCATACACGTCTGGCCTTGGGAAGCTATTGCTAAGTCCCTTTCTCTAAAATTAGAGGAAAGACATATGGCATCTTTACTTGTGGAAAAATCATCTGTTAACCTCAGGAGTCAAGTTACCATGAATGGTGTCTGTAATATATCTTCTCAAGATGTCAAAGTTTTGTTGTGTGATAAGGTTGTAGCTAAAGTGTGGGCATTTGGGAGTTCTTCTATCTCACTCTG GGATGCTCGTACAAGGGAACTTTTGAAAGTGTATAATGTAGATGGCCATATTGAGAACAGAGCTGACATGCCATCGGTGCAAGATCAAGGTGTTGAAGATGAGATGAGTCAGAAAGTAGTTCTTAAACCAAAAAAGGAAAAGCCCCAAAAGGAAAAAACCCAAAAGGAACAAAAGGAAAAACCCCAAAAGGAAAAACCTCAAAAGGACCAAAAGGAAAAACCCCAAAAGGACCAAAAGGAAAAACCCCAAAAGGAAAAAACCCAAGGATTTTTGAAGAGGTCACGCCATGCTATTATGGGAGCTGCCGGTGCTGTTCGTAGGGCTGCGTCAAAGAGTGGGAACGAAGAGTCGAAGCTGAAAACAGAAGCTGTAGTGATTGCCTCAAATGGAATGATCTATAGTGGATGTACAAATGGCTTAATTGTTCAATGGGATGCAAATGGCAATCGTATACAAGAGTTTAATCACCATCCCTGTGCAGTGCTATGCTTTTGTACCTATGGATCACGCATATGGGTTGGATATGTGAGTGGCATCGTTCAAGTGCTGGATGTTGATGGAGTTTTGGTTGCAGGTTGGGTTGCTCATAATGGCCCTGTTATAAAAATGGTAGTGGGAAATGGTCATGTATATAGTTTAGCTACCCATGGTGGTATACGTGGATGGAGCATCACATCTCCAGGACCTCTTGATCAGATTATAAGACCAGAATTATCCAAGAGAGAACAGATTTACAAAAGAcgagaaaatatcaaaattttagttgGGACATGGAATGTTGGTCAAGGAAAACCTTCACATGATGCACTTATGACTTGGTTAGGTTCTGCAGTATCAGATGCCAGCATTTTGGTTGTTGGTCTGCAAGAAGTGGAGATGGGTGCAGGTTTTTTAGCCATGTCTGCAGCAAAAGAAACT GTAGGACTTGAAGGGAGTGCTATTGGGAACTTGTGGCAAGAAGCAATTGGGAAGGCAGTGGATGAAGGATCAACTTTTGAACGTGTAGGTTCGAGGCAGCTGGCAGGATTGCTCATTGCTATCTG GGTAAGGACTACTGTTAGAACATACGTGGGAGACCTTGATGCTGGTGCTGTTGCATGCGGATTGGGCCGAACATTTGGTAATAAG GGTGGTGTTGGTTTGAGGTTAAGAGTGTATGATCGTATAATGTGTTTTGTGAACTGTCACTTTGCTGCAcatctggaagctgtcaatcgTCGAAATGCTGATTTTAGTCATATATATCGAACAATGGCCTTTAGCCGGTCATCTCATCTCCTGAACAATGCTTCTG CTGGTGTCTCATCAGCCGCTCAAGGGCCTCGTGGTACAAAT GCGGTAGAGTCCAATCCTGGAAAAGGGAAACCGGATTTAGCTGAAGCTGATTTGGTTATATTTTGTGGTGATTTTAATTATCGACTTTTTGGAATATCTTATGATGACGCAAGAGACCTTGTGTCCCAGAGAAGTTTTGACTGGCTACGTGAAAGAGATCAACTTAGAGCAGAAATGAAGGCCGgtaaagtttttcaaggaatgAGAGAAGCCATCGTAACATTTACGCCTACCTACAAGTTCGACAGAGGGAAACCTGGATTAGGAG gATATGATTCTGGGGAGAAGAAGCGCATTCCTGCCTGGTGTGATAGAATATTATACCGAGACAACCGGTCATCTCCAGCACATGAGTGCAATTTAGAGTGTCCTGTAGTGGGTTCAATATTACA GTACGATTCTTGTATGGAAGTGCTAGAAAGTGATCACAAACCTGTGCGATGCAAATTAAATGTTGAAATAGCTAATGTAGATAGATCAGTACGGAGGGAAGAACTGGGGAAAATCCTCAAGTCAAACAAAGTGAAAAATTGCGTGCACAATGAGCTACATTTTGTTCCGAAAACAGACGTTAATACCAACCGTGTAGTCCTACAAAACCAGGAAACAAGAAGCTTTAAAATCATAAACAAGAGTGCAATAGACATAGCCATATTCCAGATAATATGTGAAGGACAAGCTATTATTGAGGACAATAACCAAGATCTGGTATTCAGTCCAAGAAGTGACTTTGGTTTCCCTCGTTGGCTTGAG GTCATTCCAGCGTCTGGAGTAATTGGAGCTGACCAAGTTGCAGATGTTTTAGTTCGTCATGAGGAATTTCATACTACAGAACAACTTCTTGATACTGTTCCACAGACCTGGTGGACTGAAGACACCCACGACAAGGAAGTTATACTGAAAGTAGTTCTAAGAGGTAACTGGTCATCTGATACAAGAAGTCATATAGTTCATGTTCGTCATTGCTACTCAGCCAAATCAACGCAAACTGATCCTTCAAAAGGCGGTGGCTCTGGAAAGCGGTCAGACGACAGTTCTTCCAGAAAGCATTCAGAGGGTAGTTCTTCCAGAAAGCATTCAGAGAGAAAGCACTCAGAGGGCAGTGGTTCCAGGAAGCACCGAGGAAACCGACGTGGAGGTAAGCATGGAAACAAACATTCTGATAGTGATGACAGTAGGAGTTCTAAGCATGGAAACAAACATTCTGATAATGAAGACAGTAGGAGTTCGCCCGGTTCTGAAAGAGATTCAAAATCATAG
- the LOC108198399 gene encoding uncharacterized protein LOC108198399, whose amino-acid sequence MRIFVWHFCRNNLPVRYKLRDKGVILPITCPMCNTDVEHLLHVFFDCCFAQSCWQHVGLNYDMSEVYSAPEWLLNKLQESAQDEILKICTTLHGIWFWRNKKIWGNKTTTGAIAMGNSFLHVKEWKDAKINNSGSEKQQHSDTNYNLQKWTPPEVGMYKVNVDASWFPGAETFSIGMVLRDSAGCFIEGRSLTLQDTEDVLEAESIGVREALSWVMSRTERKVIVETDSKSTADAINGQLEYVTKVGHSIDQCIHFLRLMPDVSVKHIRKQANRVAHGLARLPCMINCFNVFTFPPTHLVEICMLDVSFE is encoded by the coding sequence ATGAGGATATTTGTGTGGCATTTCTGTCGGAACAATCTCCCTGTGAGATACAAACTCCGAGATAAGGGAGTGATTCTCCCTATTACATGTCCCATGTGCAACACGGATGTTGAACACCTTCTACATGTTTTCTTTGACTGCTGCTTTGCTCAAAGTTGTTGGCAACATGTGGGGCTTAATTACGACATGAGTGAGGTTTATTCTGCCCCTGAGTGGCTCTTGAACAAGCTACAGGAGTCCGCACAAGATGAGATTCTTAAAATCTGTACCACTTTGCATGGGATCTGGTTTTGGAGAAATAAGAAGATCTGGGGGAACAAGACGACAACAGGAGCCATAGCTATGGGAAATAGTTTTTTGCATGTTAAAGAATGGAAAGATGCCAAAATAAACAATTCTGGAAGTGAGAAGCAGCAACACTCTGATACAAACTACAACTTGCAAAAGTGGACTCCTCCGGAGGTTGGCATGTACAAGGTAAATGTGGACGCATCATGGTTTCCAGGAGCCGAAACGTTCTCTATTGGAATGGTTTTGAGAGACAGTGCAGGTTGTTTTATAGAGGGTAGAAGCCTGACTCTACAAGACACAGAAGATGTCCTTGAAGCTGAGAGCATTGGTGTGAGGGAAGCCCTATCTTGGGTGATGAGTCGTACAGAACGGAAGGTAATAGTGGAGACGGACTCGAAATCAACAGCTGATGCGATAAATGGCCAACTAGAGTACGTGACAAAGGTTGGGCATTCTATCGATCAATGCATTCATTTTCTCCGCCTAATGCCAGACGTTAGTGTCAAACATATTCGAAAGCAAGCAAACAGGGTAGCTCATGGATTAGCTAGATTGCCTTGTATGATTAACTGCTTTAATGTTTTTACATTTCCTCCTACTCACCTGGTGGAAATTTGTATGCTTGATGTCTCTTTTGAATGA
- the LOC108200002 gene encoding small ribosomal subunit protein uS9m produces MLSRFISKPLHQNLRLISFLISSHPHPPPTPTHFTSHSPQTHLSPNPSSSSFTHFVKHFSTNNKNNNGDKTSWNFSSEIEDSSSFGGVLDTDEAGGDFSKPGGAVGRDWVIEKDEDDEGFDLFKEVEGSVREVPKLGTVNQVWLDDKGDDEGLDLFKQAEESVKEVGGHGEEEQENWATADGYQPWDLDSEDKGDDVFGLGETEMSGGVEGEVGGQETQKSIEDRLLLEKEEKELSVVLKGPDRAFGDLVATSGITEEMLESLIALKDLEGIQGLPPLSEIEDIRYEKNTRKSSRADIERLKQEEVANARVRQVDSKGRAYGTGKRKCSIARVWIEPGEGKFVVNDKQFDVYFPMLDQRAALLRPFTETKTLGLWDVNCTVKGGGISGQVGAIRLGISRALQNWEPDLRPPLKEAGFLTRDSRVVERKKPGKAKARKSFQWVKR; encoded by the exons ATGCTCTCGCGCTTCATATCAAAGCCCTTGCATCAGAATCTCCGTTTGATCTCATTCTTAATCTCATCTCATCCCCACCCTCCTCCCACTCCTACTCATTTCACTTCTCACTCTCCCCAAACCCATTTGTCCCCAAACCCTAGTTCGTCTTCTTTCACGCATTTCGTCAAACACTTCTCCACcaacaacaaaaacaacaaTGGGGATAAGACTTCTTGGAATTTTTCTTCCGAAATCGAAGATTCTTCAAGTTTTGGTGGGGTTTTAGATACTGACGAGGCTGGGGGTGATTTCTCTAAGCCCGGTGGCGCGGTTGGGAGAGATTGGGTTATTGAGAAGGATGAGGATGATGAGGGGTTTGACTTGTTCAAAGAGGTTGAGGGGAGTGTTAGGGAGGTTCCTAAGCTGGGTACCGTGAATCAAGTTTGGCTGGATGACAAGGGTGATGATGAGGGTCTTGATTTGTTTAAACAGGCTGAGGAGAGTGTTAAGGAGGTTGGGGGTCATGGGGAGGAGGAGCAGGAGAATTGGGCTACGGCCGATGGGTACCAGCCGTGGGATTTGGACAGTGAAGACAAAGGGGATGACGTGTTTGGTTTAGGGGAGACGGAGATGAGTGGGGGTGTGGAGGGAGAGGTTGGTGGTCAGGAAACTCAGAAGAGTATAGAAGACAGGTTGTTACTCgagaaagaagagaaagagcTTTCCGTTGTGCTTAAAG GTCCAGATCGTGCTTTTGGTGACCTGGTTGCCACATCTGGAATCACAGAAGAAATGTTGGAGAGTTTGATTGCACTAAAGGATCTGGAAGGAATTCAAGGACTACCTCCTCTAAGCGAGATCGAAGATATTCGTTATGAAAAGAATACTAGGAAATCTTCTAGGGCTGATATAGAGCGTCTGAAGCAGGAAGAAGTTGCCAATGCACGAGTGAGGCAAGTGGATAGTAAGGGAAGGGCTTATGGAACAGGAAAGCGGAAGTGTAGCATAGCTCGTGTTTGGATTGAACCTGGAGAGGGTAAATTTGTAGTCAATGACAAACAATTTGATGTCTACTTTCCTATGCTTGATCAGCGGGCTGCTCTTCTTCGTCCTTTCACTGAGACAAAGACTTTGGGTCTTTGGGATGTCAACTGTACCGTGAAGGGAGGTGGTATCTCAG GTCAGGTGGGTGCAATTCGCTTGGGTATTAGCAGGGCATTACAGAATTGGGAGCCTGATCTACGTCCTCCACTCAAGGAAG CTGGGTTCTTGACAAGGGACTCCAGAGTAGTCGAACGGAAGAAACCTGGCAAAGCGAAAGCTAGAAAGAGCTTCCAATGGGTCAAGCGTTGA